The following are encoded in a window of Pseudomonas sp. JQ170C genomic DNA:
- a CDS encoding phage tail protein — MPYMEQMESGLKSLVQAGEAGRQGLDGMLGPMNGAIGDITGAASELESIPFVGPEVGAKLQRTMRGINLAQSKVGEVAAMYGQATSGMSQVQARMGTLREQSARAGEAINKVAGKLSPSLANVVSTASFSPLATPAAQSVTPFPHLLIIQPLRPDARPYYFNLNTAAFDELRRQTAFRWAGQERLSRSIAQQAIGQGEDKLSLKGAIFPGFKGGLKQLDTLRSIGRALEPLSLITGYGEVLGTWCLLSLDEEQSHLLAGGIPRKQSFSLEFVSYGGDLQNI, encoded by the coding sequence ATGCCCTACATGGAACAGATGGAATCCGGTTTGAAATCCCTGGTGCAAGCCGGGGAGGCCGGCCGTCAGGGGCTCGACGGCATGCTGGGCCCCATGAATGGAGCCATCGGCGACATTACCGGGGCCGCTTCTGAGCTGGAAAGTATCCCGTTTGTGGGCCCGGAAGTGGGCGCCAAGCTGCAGCGCACCATGCGTGGAATCAACCTGGCGCAGTCCAAGGTGGGCGAAGTAGCGGCCATGTATGGTCAGGCCACCTCAGGAATGTCTCAGGTGCAGGCGCGCATGGGCACGCTCAGGGAGCAATCAGCCCGGGCCGGGGAGGCAATCAACAAGGTGGCGGGCAAGCTAAGCCCGTCGCTGGCCAACGTGGTGTCGACGGCGAGTTTTTCGCCGCTGGCAACCCCGGCAGCCCAGTCGGTGACGCCGTTCCCGCACCTGCTCATCATCCAACCCCTGCGCCCGGATGCGCGGCCGTATTACTTCAACCTCAACACGGCGGCGTTCGATGAGCTGCGTCGGCAGACCGCGTTTCGCTGGGCTGGCCAGGAGCGTTTGAGCCGCAGCATTGCCCAGCAGGCCATCGGCCAAGGTGAGGATAAGCTGAGCCTCAAGGGCGCGATCTTTCCCGGCTTCAAGGGTGGGCTCAAGCAACTGGACACCCTGCGCAGTATCGGCAGGGCCTTGGAGCCGCTGAGCCTGATCACGGGCTATGGCGAGGTGCTGGGCACCTGGTGCTTGCTCAGTCTGGACGAAGAGCAAAGCCATCTGCTTGCCGGTGGTATCCCGCGTAAACAGTCCTTTAGCCTGGAGTTTGTGAGCTATGGCGGCGACCT